The DNA segment CAGATCCGCGACGTGGTAGCCCCCGGCGCGATCGGGCAGGACGGGAAGCTGTCGTTCCGTTTGACCGGTCCGGGCGGAGCTGCGGTCACCGAGTACGACACCGCCCACGATAAGGACTTGCACCTGATCGTCGTCCGTAGCGACGGTGCCGAGTTCCGGCATGTGCACCCCACCTACGACGGTGACGGATCATGGTCGTTGCCGTGGCGGTGGAATGCGGCAGGCTCCTACAGGCTCTACGCCGACGTCGTTCCGAGCGAACTGGGCAGCAATGTGACGCTGACGTCGACCACTTCGGTCGCCGGCGACTTCGTACCGAGGCCGCTGCCGCCCGTATCCGCTGTCGCCACGGTCGACGGTTACACCGTGACACTCGACGGGTCGCTCGGCGTCGGCACGAGTTCGACCCTGACGTTCACCGTCACGCGCGCGGGGCAGCCGGTGAATACGCTCGAGCCATATCTTGCCGCTTATGGGCACCTGGTGGCGCTGCGTGTAGGTGATCTCGGCTACCTGCACGTGCACCCGATGGGTGAGCCGGGCGACGGAGTCACCCAGCCCGGCCCCAACATCGATTTCATGGCGGCCGCACCCACCGACGGCACGTACCTGCTGTACCTGGACTTCAAGGTGGCCGGGCAGGTCCGCACCGCAGAGTTCACAGTCACCGCAGCACCAGCCGCGACTCCCGGCGATACCACCGGCGGCTCGCCCGAGCACGGCCACTCCGGCGCCGGTCACTGACCGGTAGCACGATGGAAGGACCTATCACATGACGACCTCGCCCGCGCATGCGGACACTGTCGAACTCGACATCAGCGGCATGACCTGTGCGTCATGCGCCATGCGGATCGAGAAGACGCTCAACAAGCTCGACGGCGTCTCGGCGACGGTGAACTACGCCACCGAGAAGGCCCGCGTCAGTACCCCGCCCGGATTCGACACCGCGGTCCTGATCGCCGAGGTCGAGAAGACCGGTTACGGCGCCGCTGTGCCGGCCGCCAAGAACTCAGCATCGGATGCCGATGAAGAGCGTGACGATCCCGAGCTGACGACCCTGCGCAACCGCCTGATGGGCTCGATCGTGCTGTCGGTGCCGGTGATCGTCCTTGCGATGGCTCCGGCGCTCCAGTTCACCTACTGGCAGTGGGCGTCATTGGCGCTCGCCGCGCCGGTGATCGTGTGGGCCGCATGGCCGTTCCACAAGGCCGCAGTCGCCAACCTCCGGCACGGCGCCGCGACGATGGACACTCTCATCTCCGTGGGCACCTCCGCGGCATTCCTGTGGTCGCTGTATACGCTGTTCTTCGGCACCGCCGGGGTACCCGGCATGACGCACGCGTTCGAGTTCACCATCGCCCCCGGGGACGGGTCCGCCAATATCTATCTGGAGGTCGCTGCCGGCGTCACCGCGTTTGTCCTGGCCGGACGCTACTTCGAGAAACGATCGAAGCGCCAAGCCGGTGCGGCCATGCGGGCACTTCTGGAGTTGGGCGCCAAAGACGTTGCGGTACTGCGCAATGGCCTCGAGACCCGAATTCCGACCGAGGGTCTGGTAGTCGGCGACGAGTTCATAGTGCGGCCGGGCGAGAAGATCGCCACCGACGGCGTCATCGTCGACGGGACTTCTGCGGTCGACGCGTCAATGCTCACCGGTGAATCGGTGCCGGTCGAAGTCAGCGAAGGCGATACCGTGGTCGGCGCAACGGTGAACGCCGGCGGACGCCTGGTAGTGCGTGCCACCCGGGTCGGATCGGACACTCAGCTCGCGCAGATGGCGAAACTGGTCGAGGATGCGCAATCCGGCAAGGCAGAGGTGCAGCGCCTGGCGGACAAGATCTCCGGTGTCTTCGTGCCGATCGTGATCGGTATCGCTGTCGCCACCCTCGCGGTGTGGCTCGGCGGCGGGTTCGGAATCTCGGCCGCGTTCACCGCTGCCGTCGCAGTGTTGATCATCGCCTGCCCCTGTGCACTCGGCTTGGCGACCCCGACCGCACTCTTGGTCGGCACCGGCCGCGGCGCCCAACTCGGCATTCTGATCAAGGGCCCCGAGGTGCTCGAATCGACCCGCAAGATCGACACCATCGTGCTCGACAAGACCGGAACGGTCACCACCGGCAAAATGACCCTGCTCGGCGTCACCCCCACCGCTGACACCAGCGAGACCGTGGTCCTGCGGCTCGCAGGGGCCATCGAGGACGCATCCGAACACCCGATCGCTCAGGCGATCGCCAGAGGCGCAGCACAGCGGGTTGGCACTCTGCCCACCCCAGAGTCCTTCAAGAACATCGAAGGCCGGGGCGTGCAGGGCATCGTCGACGGTCACCTAGTGGTAGTGGGACGAGCGTCATTGCTCGAGGACTGGTCTATCACGCTGAACACAGACCTGATCGCCGCCAAGGATGCTGCCGAGAAGGCCGGCCAGACCGCGGTTGTGGTCGCCTGGGACGGAGCCGCCCGCGGCGTGCTGGTGGTCGCCGACGCTGTCAAGGGCACCAGCGCTGAAGCCATCGGCCAGCTCAAGGCTTTGGGCTTGACCCCGGTGCTGTTGACCGGCGACAACCGAACCGTCGCTGAACAGGTCGCTCAGCAGGTCGGGATCGAGCAGGTCGTCGCCGAAGTCCTGCCACGGGAGAAGGTCGACGTCGTGTGCCGCCTGCAAGCCGAGGGCAAGGTCGTCGCTATGGTCGGCGACGGCGTCAACGACGCCGCCGCACTCGCGCAAGCAGATCTCGGCCTGGCGATGGGCACCGGAACCGACGCTGCAATCGAAGCCGCTGACCTGACCCTGGTGCGCGGCGACCTTCGATCGGCCGCCGACGCGATACGGCTGGCACGTCGGACATTGTCGACGATCAAGGTCAACCTGTTCTGGGCGTTCGCCTACAACGTGGCCGCGATCCCACTGGCCGCGCTCGGGCTACTCAACCCGATGCTCGCCGGTGCCGCGATGGCCTTCTCCAGCATCTTCGTCGTCAGCAACAGCCTACGGCTGCGAGCTTTCCGTTCCCAAGCTGACAGCTCTGCCGATGTCGACCCGCGACCTACGTCGGCGCCGCAGTTGGTATGAGGGTTACGACGATTCACACCCTGACCTACTGGAGCGCCATGGCCGACAAGTTGCCTTCCGGTCAACCAGCCGACCGGCGGGGATGTGAACCGTCCGACGGCCGCTGCAGTCGTCGTCGCAGGTTCGGGTCCCCTCTGGCCACACTGGCGACTAGGGCGGCGGGCCAACTAGGCGCCGGCGGAGGCGACGCGCGACGCCTCACGGTGTGACGACCAACGGTGTTGATTGACAAACGGATTCGTGAACCGCTCCAAAGTATCGAGAGGTCAGTTGATGGGTGTGGGCACGGCGACCGATGAACTGATGACGAGCGCAGGCGACCTCGCGGCGCGCTTCACCCACGACGTGCTCCCGCTGGTTGACACGCTCTACCGCGCCGCCAGCCGTTACACCACCACCGCGGCCGACGCCGAGGACCTGGTCCAGGAGACGCTGACCAAGGCGTATGCCGGGTTCCACTCCTACACCGACGGCACCAACCTGCGGGCGTGGTTGCTGCGCATCATGACCAACGTCTGGATCTCCTCCTACCGCGCCGCCCAGCGCCGCCCGGACGAGGTCGGCGCCGAGGTCACCGACGCCCAACTGGCCGCGGTGGCCGCCCACACCTCCACCGGGCTGCTGTCGGCGGAACTCGCCGCGCTGGAGGCGATGGGCGACGACGAGGTGCGCGCGGCGCTGGCGGATCTGCACGTCGGCCAGCGGCTGGTGGTCTACTACGCCGACGTGCAAGGGCTGCGCTACAGGGAGATTGCGGCGGTCCTCGACATCCCCCTGGGCACGGTGATGTCACGGCTACACCGTGGGCGGAGCCAGTTGCGCCGACTGCTCACCGACGTCGCGATTGCGCGGGGTTACCTCCCCGCGATCAGTGCCGCTGCAGCGCCGGATGAATTCAGTACTGGCCTCGCGCGATGTCATGGGCCGGCAGATCGAACGCCATGGCCTAGACGAGCGGCTGGATGATCGACGACGGCTGGTAGCGCACTGGTGCCGGCGGCACCAGCCTTTCGACACGTATGACGGAGATCTCGCTAAGTGCCCCAGGCTGATAACCGAACGTACTGTACGGATGCGAGGAGGATGGTCAGTTCCCAGCTGAGAAATGCCAGAGATCGAGCAGCTCCGGAAACCGCGCGCCGCCGCGGCCGCATTGCGGGCACCATATTGGACATGGAGCACCATCCGGGCACACCACCGGAGACGGCGAAGGGCTACCGCGCGCTGGTCGTCGACGACGAACTTCCCCTGGCGGAAGTGGTGGCCAGCTATCTGGAACGCGAGCAGTTCGAGGCCGTCGTGGCCGGCAACGGCGTCGACGCTATCGCCGTCGCGCGCGACCTCGATCCCGATGTTGTCATCCTCGACCTCGGTTTGCCCGGCATCGATGGACTCGAAGTCTGCCGGCAGCTACGCACGTTCTCCGACGCCTACGTCGTCATGCTCACCGCCCGTGACACCGAACTCGACACCGTGCTCGGCCTCACTGTCGGCGCCGACGACTACATCACCAAACCCTTCAGCCCGCGCGAGCTGGTCGCCCGCGTCCGGGCCATGCTGCGCCGACCCCGCGTCCGGCAATCAATGACCACACCCGCCGAGCAAGAGTTGGCGCCGCCTCGCCGCTTCGGCGCATTGAGCATCAATGTCGCAGCCCGCGAGGTACTCATTGGCGATGAACACATCCTGTTGACCCGCACAGAATTCGACATTCTCGAAGCACTCTCGGGCCGGCCAGGTGTCGTGCTCAGCCGACGCCAACTGCTCGAGATTGTCCGCGAAGGACCCTGGGTGGGCAACGAGCACCTCGTCGACGTCCACATCGGGCACCTGCGCCGCAAACTCGGCGACGACGCGGCAAACCCGCGCTACATCACCACGGTGAGAGGCGTCGGATACCGCATGGGGACCGGACAATGACTCACCCGCCGACGCCAACGTCCCCCCAACGTCGATGGTGGCGCCGCCCCGGCATCGGCCTGCGCCTGCTGGGTGCCCAAGCCATTGTGCTTGCAGCCGGGACCGCGACAACCGCCGTCGTGGCCGCCATCGTCGGCCCTCCCCTGTTCCGCGAACATCTCCACCGCGCCGGAGTCCCGATGGACTCACTGGAGGAAGTCCACGCCGAAGAGGCCTATGGCTACGCGACGGTGATTTCCATCGGCGGCGCCCTCGCTGTATCCGGAGTCGCCGCACTGGCCGTCAGCTTCTACCTCAGTCGCCGACTGCAACGCTCCATCACCGAAATCGCTTCCGCCGCCACCGATGTCGCCCAGGGCAACTACGACATCCGCGTCTCACCGCCACGCCTCGGCGACGACTTCGATGCACTGGCCACCGCCTTCAACCAGATGGCCTCCCGGCTCGAAGCCGTCGATTCGACCCGACAACGGCTCTTCGGAGATCTAGCCCACGAGATACGCACACCCGTGGCGGTGCTAGAGGCCTACATCGAGGCACTCGAAGACGGTGTGCGGACTCTGACGCCGCAGACAGCGGCGATGCTGCGCGACCAAACCCGCCGACTCGTACGGTTTTCCGATGACGTGGCCGCTCTGGCTAAGGCGGAGGAAAGTTCCGTCTCCATGTCCCACGCCCACGTTGACGTCGAGCGCTTGACGCGCCAGTGCGTCGCCGCCGTAGAAGAACGCTACGACAACAAGGGAGTCGCACTCCACGTTCGCATCCAGGAGGGATTACCCCAGTTGTGGGCCGACGAACAGCGACTGTCCCAAGTCCTGGGCAATCTGCTCGAAAACGCATTGCGACACACGCCATCCGGCGGGTGTGTCGAAGTGAGTTGCGTTCACGACGGCGACCGACTGAGGATCGCCGTCGCCGACACCGGCGACGGCATCGCCGCAGAGCATGTCAGCCGAGTGTTCGAACGATTCTACCGCTCAGATGTCGCCCGGGATCGCGAGCACGGCGGCGCCGGATTAGGCCTCGCGATCGCCAAGGCCCTGGTCGAGGCTCACGGCGGATCGATCACCGTAGCGAGCCTCGGACCCAATGCCGGCGCAACCTTCACCGTGGACCTGCCGATCACCCGACCGCGAAACCAGACTTCCCCGGTATCGCAGCAGGGGTACGCACCCAGCCAGACGAACCGCTGAGCGGCTACTTATCCAGCATCGCCTGCATCCTGTCGATCTCGGCCTGCTGAGATGACACGATATTTCGCGCCATGTCGACCGCCGCCGGGAATTGACCGTTGTCAATCTCCTGCCGGGCCATCGTGATTGCACCCTTGTGATGCTCGATCATCTGTGTCAGAAAGAGCCGGCTGGCCTCGGCGCCCTGCGCGTTCTGAAGGGCCGCCATATCGGTCTCCGACATCATGCCGTGGCCACCCTCGCCCATACCAGGCATATCGCCCATGCCGCCATCGCCGGGCATTTGATGTCCGGGCATATCGCCCATGTCGCCACCACCGGGCATCTGATGTCCCGGCATGCCGGTTCCGCTGGGCGTGGGCGTGTCCGACACTCCCCACTGCTCAAGCCATCCCTGCATCTGCTCGATCTCAGGACCCTGCGCATTCTTGATCTCATTGGCGAGCGAAATGACCTCGGGGTCGATGCCTTGCTTGCCAAGCAGCATGTCGCTCATCTCGATCGCCTGCTGGTGATGCGGGATCATGCCTTGGGTGAACATCACATCGGCGTCGTTATGGGTGGCGTCGCTGCTGGCAGGACCAGGCGACGCGGACGATGCCGCGGTAGTGGGGCTGGCAGCGGGCTCGGAATCGGTCCCGCTGTTCGAACACGCACCGACCAACAGGGTCGACGCCGCCAATACCGCAACGCCAACGCCATATCGCTTGTGCTGCATCTCGTCCTTTTCTCGCAATTTCGATTTTGCTTCTGCGCGGCAAGCGTCTCGCCGCCTCAGTACAGCCTCAGGAACCCACATATGGCTCGGTTCGATTTTCGATGAAGATCTGATGAAGACGACCCGGTGATAGCAGGCGAGCGGCGCACGCCAAGACGAAGCGCCACGCTGTTCTCTGATGCCCTCGATCTACGCGACCGGCTCTTCATGTTCGAACGACGACTGTCGTCAGAAAGTGTCGTCACGACGGATCTGCGACCGTACTCAAACGACGAAACCCGCCCCGGCCGGTGGCCGGAGGGGGTTTCTCGACTGTGGAGCTAAGGGGATTCGAACCCCTGACCCCCCACACTGCCAGTGTGAACTACGGTGTGCCGGCCTGTATTCAGGCGTCTACTGCGTGTCAAATCTTCCATGTCAGCCGGTCGGTTTCGTGCTCATGTGTCTACGGCGTGTTTGCGTGATCGACAGTCTCAGGACACCGCTAGGACACACCGAACAGCGGTTCGGGGACCGAGTGCCTTTACTACTCGTCGTCAGCCGCTTGACGGTCAATCTCAGCCGAAGCCCTATCCGCTGCGGCGGCTGCGCGATGCCGAGCTGCGGCGTCACGGTGCTCGATCGGATCGCCTAGACCCGCAGCCGCCGCGTCGTCGTGAACATGGGCGGCACGTTCGTGAACCTGCGCCGATTCGTCGTGCCGGTCAGCGGCTCGACGGTGCGCAGTGGCGGCACGCTCGCGCGACTCGTCCGCACGATCAGCCGCCAGCCGTACGTCGTCCTCGGTGACAGAGTCGCCGCGCTGCAACGCCGCGTGCCGGTTGATCAACTCCCCGGCCCGAGCCGCTGCCCGTTCTCGGGCTTCATCTGACACCCAACCAACATAAGCAGAGCCGAAGGTGTATGCGACGGTTCCCGTCAGGCGACGGCGTGGCGAGTGTCGAACCCGCGTGGCACGGCCACACCGAGCGCATGACTCAGGCCGCCTACGGGCGCGTGACCGACGACCGCCGCACCGCGGCGTCGGCGGTGTTCTCGGCAGCAGTAGGACAGACTTAAGACATTCGGCGCTGCGCCTGACCCTTACAGCAAAGAACCCGAGGCGATCTGCCTCGGGTTTCTTGTTGTGGAGCTAAGGGGATTCGAACCCCTGACCCCCACACTGCCAGTGTGGTGCGCTACCAACTGCGCCATAGCCCCGTGATGCGTGCTCACCGAAGTTACACCACCAGGGCTGGCCGCTCAAAATCGCTGGTCACGGCACTTCCCCTCCGGCCTCGGGACCGAGTGGGCGGGCTTCGGTGTGCTCGGTGGACGGGCGCGGTCGAGTCTCGGGCGCGAACACCCACCCCACCGCCGCCACACCCAAGATGATGCCGCTGACCAGGAACGCCCACCCGAACGACGTGTACTGCGCGATGAGACCCACCAGCAGCGAGCCGCCGATCGATCCGAAGTCCGCCATCATTTGGAACGTCGCGACCGCCGTCCCACCCCGCGACTTGTTGCCCACCACGTCGGCGACGGCCGCCTGCTGCGGCGAGACGAAGATCCCGGTCGCGGCCCCGGCGACGTAGGCCGCCGCGAGGAACACCGGCAGCGAGGTCGTGAAACCCACCAGCGCCGTCGACACCGCCGCCAGCGTGAGCCCGGCGATCAGCAGCTTGCGGCGCCCGAGGCGGTCCGACAAATACCCGCTCGGGATGACGACCGAGATGTTGCCGACAGCGAACGCGGTGAGCGCCAGACCGGCCGCGCCCGGCCCCCGGCCCAGCACCTCCACGACGAACAGCGGAACCAGCGCGATGCGCAGCCCGAACGACGCCCATCCCGTCGCGAAGTTGGAGAACAGCGCCGCCCGGTAGGCCCGGTGCCGGAACACCGTGCGGAACGGTACGGGCGCTTCCGGCTCCTCCTCGGGCCGGCCGACGACCGTCGAGTTGCGCAGGCTGACGAACACCACGGTCGCGGCGACGAGTAGCGCGGCACCGTAGATCAGGAACGGCGCCGACAGACCGAATCCCGCGGTGAGGCTGCCCAGGATGGGCCCGCCCACCGAGCCGATCATGAACCCGGACGAGAACAGCCCGGCGACGCGGCCACGCGCGTCGGCCGGCGATATCCGGATCATCAGACCCAGCGACGACACCGTGAACATCGCCGAGCCGATCCCGCCCAGCGAACGGAAGAGCAACAGCTGCCAGTAGGTCTCAGCGAACGCGCACGCCGCGGTCGACAACGCGACGATGATCAGCCCGCTGATGTAGACGCGCCGCTCCCCCAATCGCTGCACGAGCAGACCCGCCGGCGGCGCACCCACCAGACGCATGACCGCGAAGGCGGTGATGACGAATGTCGCGGCGCTGATGCTGACCCCGAAGTACCGCGCGTACTGCGGCAGCACCGGGGCGACCACGCCGTAGCCCAGCGCGACGACGACGTTGGCGGCCACCAGTACCCAGACTTCGCGCGGCAGCCGCTGCTTCGTCTTCTGCGGACAGTCATCCTCCGTCCGTGAACTCACGAATTGACCAGTCTCATGAAATGACCGCCGCCACCACTTCGAGAGCGGCGTCCTGCACCTCGGCCAGATGGTCGGGTCCCTTGAAGGATTCGGCGTAGATCTTGTACACGTCCTCGGTGCCCGACGGGCGTGCGGCGAACCACGCGTTCTCGGTGGTGACCTTCAGTCCCCCCAGCGGCGCGTCGTTGCCCGGTGCCGCGGTCAGCTTCGCGGTGATGGGCTCACCGGCGAGTTCGGTGGCGGTGACCTGCTCGGGTGAGAGCTTCGCCAGCCGCGCCTTCTGCTCGCGGTCGGCCGGCGCATCGATGCGGGCGTAGGTCGGGGCGCCGTACTGCTCGGCGAGTTCGGCGTAGCGCTGCGACGGCGTCGACCCGGTCACCGCGAGGATCTCCGAGGCCAGCAGCGCGAGGATGATCCCGTCTTTGTCGGTCGTCCACACAGTGCCGTCGGTGCGCAGGAACGACGCCCCGGCACTCTCCTCGCCGCCGAATCCGATTGTCCCGCCGATGAGTCCGTCGACGAACCACTTGAACCCGACGGGCACCTCCACGAGGGTGCGGCCGAGGCCGCCCACCACCCGGTCGATGATCGACGAACTCACCGCGGTCTTGCCCACCGCGGTGGCCGAAGGCCAGTCGGGCCGGTGGGTGAACAGATAGTCGATCGCCACCGCGAGGTAGTGGTTCGGATTCATCAGACCGCCGTCGGGCGTGACGATGCCGTGGCGGTCGGAGTCGGCGTCGTTGCCGGTGGCGATCTGGTAGTCGCCGCTTGCGCCGTTCAGCTTCCGGATCAACCCAGCCATCGCGTTGGGCGAGCTGCAGTCCATGCGGATCTTGCCGTCGCCGTCGAGGGTCATGAACCGCCACGTCGCGTCCACCAGGGGGTTGACCACGGTGAGGTTGAGGCCGTGACGTTCGGCGATGGCGCCCCAGTAATCGACGCTGGCACCGCCGAGCGGATCGGCGCCGATGCGGATGCCCTCGGCGCGGATCGCGTGGACGTCGACGACGTTCGGCAGATCTTCGACGTAGGCGTTGAGGTAGTCGTGGCGCTGGGCGGTCTGGCGCGCCCGGGCCAGCGGCACCCGCTTGACCTCACGTAACCCACCGCGCAGGATCTCGTTCGCCCGTTTGGCGATCGCGCCGGTGGCGTCGGTGTCCGCCGGGCCGCCGTTGGGCGGGTTGTATTTGAAGCCCCCGTCGCGCGGCGGGTTGTGCGACGGCGTGACGACGATGCCGTCGGCGAGGTCGGCGTCACGGCCACGGTTGAAACTCAGGATGGCGTGGCTCACCGCGGGGGTGGGCGTGTAGCGGTCGGCCGAATCGATCATCGCCACAACGTCGTTGGCGGCCAGCACCTCGAGCGCCGAGGTCCACGCGGGCTCGGACAGCGCGTGGGTGTCGCGGCCGATGAACAGCGGACCGGTCGTACCCTGGGCGGCGCGGTATTCGACGATCGCTTGCGTGGTGGCCAGGATGTGCGCCTCGTTGAACGCGGCGTCCAGGCTCGAGCCGCGGTGTCCGGACGTGCCGAACGCGACCTGCTGGGCGACGTCGTCCGGGTCGGGTTCGACGGCGTAGTACGCCGTCACGACCGAAGCGACGTCGATGAGGTCTTCGGGTTGCGCCGGCTGACCGGCGCGGGGGTTGGCCGCCATGGTCTTGATTCTGCTCCCTGATGACGTTGCGTTGTCTGACGGCTAGGGGTATTCCCGCCATACTCAGGGTCATGCCCCGTTTCGACGGTCGTGAACTGACCGCAATCTTCGTCGGCGGAGCGGTGGGCACGCTGGCCCGGGCGGGGTTCGAGGAACTCGCTGCGCCGGATCCGGGCCGGTGGCCGTGGCCTACGTTCACCGTCAACATCGTCGGGGCGTTCCTGCTCGGCTACTTCACCACCCGGTTGCTCGAACGGCTGCCGGTGTCGAGTTACCGCCGGCCACTGCTCGGGACCGGCCTCTGCGGCGGTCTGACGACGTTCTCGACGATGCAGGTGGAAACCGTACGGATGCTCGAGCGCGGGCACGTCGCGCTGGCGGCCGGCTACACCGCCGCCAGCCTGGCGGCGGGGTTGCTGGCGGTCGTCATCGCCACCGCCCTGGTGCGGCGGGTGCGGATCCGCGGATGATCGTGTGGGCGGGGGTGATGATCCTCGGCGGGGCGGGTGCGGTGTGCCGGTTCCTCGTCGACCGAGCCGTGACGTCGGCGGTCGGACGCCCGTTTCCGCTGGGCACGCTGGTCGTCAACGTCAGCGGGGCCCTCGTGCTCGGCATCCTCGCTGGGCTCGCGTTGAGTCCGGACGTCGCCCTGCTGCTGGGCGTGGGATTCGTCGGGTCCTACACCACCTTCTCCACCTGGATGCTGGAAACGCAGCGGCTGGCCGAGGAACGCCGAGGCTGGCCGGCCGCGGCGAACATCGTCGTCAGCGTCGTACTCGGCGTCGCGGCCGCCGGGCTGGGCCTGTGGTGGGGAAACCGGCTGTGAGCGGCCTCGCGAAG comes from the Mycolicibacterium litorale genome and includes:
- the crcB gene encoding fluoride efflux transporter CrcB, translating into MIVWAGVMILGGAGAVCRFLVDRAVTSAVGRPFPLGTLVVNVSGALVLGILAGLALSPDVALLLGVGFVGSYTTFSTWMLETQRLAEERRGWPAAANIVVSVVLGVAAAGLGLWWGNRL
- the crcB gene encoding fluoride efflux transporter CrcB, with product MPRFDGRELTAIFVGGAVGTLARAGFEELAAPDPGRWPWPTFTVNIVGAFLLGYFTTRLLERLPVSSYRRPLLGTGLCGGLTTFSTMQVETVRMLERGHVALAAGYTAASLAAGLLAVVIATALVRRVRIRG
- the pgm gene encoding phosphoglucomutase (alpha-D-glucose-1,6-bisphosphate-dependent); this encodes MAANPRAGQPAQPEDLIDVASVVTAYYAVEPDPDDVAQQVAFGTSGHRGSSLDAAFNEAHILATTQAIVEYRAAQGTTGPLFIGRDTHALSEPAWTSALEVLAANDVVAMIDSADRYTPTPAVSHAILSFNRGRDADLADGIVVTPSHNPPRDGGFKYNPPNGGPADTDATGAIAKRANEILRGGLREVKRVPLARARQTAQRHDYLNAYVEDLPNVVDVHAIRAEGIRIGADPLGGASVDYWGAIAERHGLNLTVVNPLVDATWRFMTLDGDGKIRMDCSSPNAMAGLIRKLNGASGDYQIATGNDADSDRHGIVTPDGGLMNPNHYLAVAIDYLFTHRPDWPSATAVGKTAVSSSIIDRVVGGLGRTLVEVPVGFKWFVDGLIGGTIGFGGEESAGASFLRTDGTVWTTDKDGIILALLASEILAVTGSTPSQRYAELAEQYGAPTYARIDAPADREQKARLAKLSPEQVTATELAGEPITAKLTAAPGNDAPLGGLKVTTENAWFAARPSGTEDVYKIYAESFKGPDHLAEVQDAALEVVAAVIS
- a CDS encoding sigma-70 family RNA polymerase sigma factor, with product MGVGTATDELMTSAGDLAARFTHDVLPLVDTLYRAASRYTTTAADAEDLVQETLTKAYAGFHSYTDGTNLRAWLLRIMTNVWISSYRAAQRRPDEVGAEVTDAQLAAVAAHTSTGLLSAELAALEAMGDDEVRAALADLHVGQRLVVYYADVQGLRYREIAAVLDIPLGTVMSRLHRGRSQLRRLLTDVAIARGYLPAISAAAAPDEFSTGLARCHGPADRTPWPRRAAG
- a CDS encoding heavy metal translocating P-type ATPase, which codes for MTTSPAHADTVELDISGMTCASCAMRIEKTLNKLDGVSATVNYATEKARVSTPPGFDTAVLIAEVEKTGYGAAVPAAKNSASDADEERDDPELTTLRNRLMGSIVLSVPVIVLAMAPALQFTYWQWASLALAAPVIVWAAWPFHKAAVANLRHGAATMDTLISVGTSAAFLWSLYTLFFGTAGVPGMTHAFEFTIAPGDGSANIYLEVAAGVTAFVLAGRYFEKRSKRQAGAAMRALLELGAKDVAVLRNGLETRIPTEGLVVGDEFIVRPGEKIATDGVIVDGTSAVDASMLTGESVPVEVSEGDTVVGATVNAGGRLVVRATRVGSDTQLAQMAKLVEDAQSGKAEVQRLADKISGVFVPIVIGIAVATLAVWLGGGFGISAAFTAAVAVLIIACPCALGLATPTALLVGTGRGAQLGILIKGPEVLESTRKIDTIVLDKTGTVTTGKMTLLGVTPTADTSETVVLRLAGAIEDASEHPIAQAIARGAAQRVGTLPTPESFKNIEGRGVQGIVDGHLVVVGRASLLEDWSITLNTDLIAAKDAAEKAGQTAVVVAWDGAARGVLVVADAVKGTSAEAIGQLKALGLTPVLLTGDNRTVAEQVAQQVGIEQVVAEVLPREKVDVVCRLQAEGKVVAMVGDGVNDAAALAQADLGLAMGTGTDAAIEAADLTLVRGDLRSAADAIRLARRTLSTIKVNLFWAFAYNVAAIPLAALGLLNPMLAGAAMAFSSIFVVSNSLRLRAFRSQADSSADVDPRPTSAPQLV
- a CDS encoding sensor histidine kinase — translated: MTHPPTPTSPQRRWWRRPGIGLRLLGAQAIVLAAGTATTAVVAAIVGPPLFREHLHRAGVPMDSLEEVHAEEAYGYATVISIGGALAVSGVAALAVSFYLSRRLQRSITEIASAATDVAQGNYDIRVSPPRLGDDFDALATAFNQMASRLEAVDSTRQRLFGDLAHEIRTPVAVLEAYIEALEDGVRTLTPQTAAMLRDQTRRLVRFSDDVAALAKAEESSVSMSHAHVDVERLTRQCVAAVEERYDNKGVALHVRIQEGLPQLWADEQRLSQVLGNLLENALRHTPSGGCVEVSCVHDGDRLRIAVADTGDGIAAEHVSRVFERFYRSDVARDREHGGAGLGLAIAKALVEAHGGSITVASLGPNAGATFTVDLPITRPRNQTSPVSQQGYAPSQTNR
- a CDS encoding response regulator transcription factor produces the protein MEHHPGTPPETAKGYRALVVDDELPLAEVVASYLEREQFEAVVAGNGVDAIAVARDLDPDVVILDLGLPGIDGLEVCRQLRTFSDAYVVMLTARDTELDTVLGLTVGADDYITKPFSPRELVARVRAMLRRPRVRQSMTTPAEQELAPPRRFGALSINVAAREVLIGDEHILLTRTEFDILEALSGRPGVVLSRRQLLEIVREGPWVGNEHLVDVHIGHLRRKLGDDAANPRYITTVRGVGYRMGTGQ
- a CDS encoding MFS transporter, which translates into the protein MSSRTEDDCPQKTKQRLPREVWVLVAANVVVALGYGVVAPVLPQYARYFGVSISAATFVITAFAVMRLVGAPPAGLLVQRLGERRVYISGLIIVALSTAACAFAETYWQLLLFRSLGGIGSAMFTVSSLGLMIRISPADARGRVAGLFSSGFMIGSVGGPILGSLTAGFGLSAPFLIYGAALLVAATVVFVSLRNSTVVGRPEEEPEAPVPFRTVFRHRAYRAALFSNFATGWASFGLRIALVPLFVVEVLGRGPGAAGLALTAFAVGNISVVIPSGYLSDRLGRRKLLIAGLTLAAVSTALVGFTTSLPVFLAAAYVAGAATGIFVSPQQAAVADVVGNKSRGGTAVATFQMMADFGSIGGSLLVGLIAQYTSFGWAFLVSGIILGVAAVGWVFAPETRPRPSTEHTEARPLGPEAGGEVP
- a CDS encoding DUF305 domain-containing protein encodes the protein MQHKRYGVGVAVLAASTLLVGACSNSGTDSEPAASPTTAASSASPGPASSDATHNDADVMFTQGMIPHHQQAIEMSDMLLGKQGIDPEVISLANEIKNAQGPEIEQMQGWLEQWGVSDTPTPSGTGMPGHQMPGGGDMGDMPGHQMPGDGGMGDMPGMGEGGHGMMSETDMAALQNAQGAEASRLFLTQMIEHHKGAITMARQEIDNGQFPAAVDMARNIVSSQQAEIDRMQAMLDK